In Shewanella sp. VB17, a single genomic region encodes these proteins:
- a CDS encoding diguanylate cyclase has protein sequence MTDKATILLVDDTRTNIELLAGCLQKDYNLKVAFNGKRCLELAENDPIPDLILLDVIMPNMDGYEVCKQLKANSVTQNIPIIFVTGKDSDEEEEFGLQLGAVDYITKPIRPAIVIARVDTQIILKQQSDTLRSMALHDQLTHLYNRHYLIEAATNKISHIVRHGGCLSLMMIDIDHFKQVNDNFGHQSGDMVLKAVAQVLFDHNRKEDVVARFGGEEFVILLDNCSLLDTKDKAEQLRVSIEQLIPQNISVTASFGIAELKKGEEFEQLLARADEALYSAKEQGRNCIVEAKNTQHLS, from the coding sequence ATGACAGATAAAGCGACAATTCTTTTAGTCGATGACACGCGGACTAATATTGAGTTATTGGCCGGATGTTTACAAAAGGATTACAATTTGAAAGTGGCGTTTAATGGCAAACGCTGTTTGGAATTAGCTGAAAACGATCCCATCCCAGACTTGATTTTACTTGACGTTATTATGCCTAATATGGATGGTTATGAGGTATGTAAGCAGCTTAAAGCCAATTCGGTAACGCAAAATATTCCTATCATTTTCGTGACGGGTAAAGACAGTGATGAAGAGGAAGAGTTTGGTTTACAACTCGGGGCTGTTGACTATATAACGAAACCGATCCGGCCTGCGATTGTGATTGCTCGCGTTGACACGCAAATCATATTGAAGCAGCAAAGTGATACTCTTAGAAGCATGGCTTTACATGATCAGCTCACTCATCTGTATAACCGACATTATTTGATTGAAGCTGCGACCAATAAAATTTCACATATTGTTCGTCATGGTGGATGTTTATCATTGATGATGATAGACATTGATCATTTTAAGCAAGTTAATGACAATTTTGGTCATCAGTCAGGTGATATGGTGCTCAAAGCTGTGGCTCAAGTTCTATTTGACCATAATCGCAAGGAAGATGTGGTTGCCAGATTTGGGGGCGAAGAGTTTGTCATATTACTGGATAATTGCTCACTGCTAGACACTAAGGATAAAGCAGAGCAGTTGAGGGTGAGTATCGAGCAATTAATTCCCCAAAACATATCAGTAACGGCCAGTTTTGGTATTGCAGAGCTGAAAAAAGGTGAAGAGTTTGAACAACTCCTTGCGCGTGCTGATGAAGCATTATATTCGGCTAAGGAACAAGGAAGAAATTGTATTGTTGAAGCAAAAAATACTCAGCATTTGAGCTGA
- a CDS encoding response regulator, whose product MTQATKILIVDDEPVSRLVIRGMLEDKHEISEAESGEACLAMINESIPDLLLLDVDMPGISGFEVCVTLKKNATTANLPIIFISALDTVEQRLTGFEAGADDYIIKPVVLKDLHEKVNDCLSHCREMTLAKQSASDAMAVAMEAMTVSSELGQVVQFIKDVQSIDLAENVGFAINNILLNFGMHAVSRVDTGTVVFAGCEQGSIESELLTRFADHNERILSIGIRTIIRDPHIVLLIKDMPLHDENRCGRFRDHLAVLMDIANVQLANLASRTKMLAQKQEIFTQVISLTERQIQQTSERLIAHEQHSQEIMRSMLAKLEGMLFGLGLEDDQEKKLMALADEASIKLEEDQAQNEIVNTELGEILECLYRFFNTLNEPAKHTG is encoded by the coding sequence ATGACACAAGCAACAAAAATTTTGATTGTTGATGATGAACCAGTAAGTCGTTTAGTCATTAGAGGGATGCTTGAAGATAAACATGAGATTAGCGAAGCGGAAAGCGGTGAAGCTTGCCTTGCTATGATTAATGAGTCTATACCCGACCTCCTATTACTTGATGTCGACATGCCAGGGATTTCAGGCTTTGAAGTTTGTGTGACCTTAAAAAAGAATGCCACGACAGCAAATCTGCCTATCATTTTTATATCAGCGTTAGATACAGTGGAGCAAAGGCTTACAGGATTTGAAGCTGGTGCTGATGACTATATAATTAAGCCTGTTGTGCTTAAAGACTTACATGAAAAGGTTAATGATTGTTTAAGTCATTGTAGAGAAATGACTCTTGCAAAGCAGTCGGCTTCAGATGCAATGGCTGTCGCCATGGAGGCGATGACGGTCAGTAGTGAGCTGGGTCAAGTTGTGCAATTTATAAAAGATGTTCAGTCAATTGATCTTGCTGAAAATGTGGGTTTTGCTATTAATAATATTTTACTCAATTTCGGTATGCATGCGGTGTCTCGTGTCGATACTGGTACGGTTGTTTTCGCTGGCTGTGAACAAGGAAGCATTGAATCAGAATTACTGACTCGTTTTGCTGACCACAATGAACGCATTTTAAGCATTGGGATCAGGACCATCATCAGGGACCCTCATATTGTATTATTGATTAAAGATATGCCGCTACATGATGAAAATCGGTGTGGCAGGTTTAGAGACCATTTGGCAGTGTTGATGGACATTGCCAACGTTCAGCTAGCTAATTTGGCTAGTCGGACTAAAATGTTGGCGCAGAAACAGGAGATATTTACACAAGTTATTTCTCTGACAGAAAGACAAATACAGCAGACTTCCGAACGATTAATCGCTCATGAACAACATTCTCAAGAGATAATGAGAAGCATGTTAGCTAAGTTGGAAGGTATGCTATTTGGTTTAGGCTTAGAAGATGATCAGGAGAAAAAGTTGATGGCTTTAGCTGATGAAGCATCGATTAAGTTAGAGGAGGATCAGGCACAAAATGAAATCGTTAATACTGAGTTAGGTGAGATACTCGAGTGTCTCTATCGATTCTTTAATACGCTTAATGAGCCAGCTAAGCACACAGGTTAA
- a CDS encoding CBS domain-containing protein, whose product MRNLELFSTATVDHLLWSTDEDITQLNSPALSIFTDFDHSQPMVIDSATSAVKTSEIMEKTHAFMRLVVDGSNKFLGVITKHQLLHRKMVKMANKFNSNLDEILVTDMMIPREALLSLDYEQLTSAKVSDVVRSLQENGLHHILVIDHQQHHIRGLIAANDVARKLKVPINIEQPPSFMHIFKAAI is encoded by the coding sequence ATGAGAAACTTAGAACTTTTCAGCACAGCCACTGTCGATCATTTACTTTGGTCAACAGATGAAGACATAACTCAACTTAATTCACCCGCTTTATCTATATTTACCGACTTTGATCATTCTCAACCTATGGTAATCGATTCTGCTACCAGTGCAGTAAAAACATCAGAAATCATGGAAAAAACGCACGCATTCATGCGATTAGTGGTTGATGGTAGTAATAAATTTTTAGGTGTGATAACCAAACACCAGCTATTACATCGTAAAATGGTTAAAATGGCCAACAAATTCAACAGTAACTTAGATGAAATTCTTGTCACTGACATGATGATCCCTAGAGAAGCATTGTTATCATTAGATTATGAGCAACTTACATCAGCAAAAGTCAGTGATGTTGTACGGTCATTACAAGAAAATGGATTACATCATATTTTAGTCATCGATCATCAACAGCACCATATTAGGGGCTTAATTGCTGCTAACGATGTAGCTCGTAAACTTAAAGTCCCTATTAATATTGAACAGCCTCCTTCATTTATGCATATTTTCAAGGCTGCAATTTAA
- a CDS encoding DUF1415 domain-containing protein translates to MTHKEQNTELQIIATHTQNWVERVIMKYNICPFARREVERRSIRYAVTDESKTHNVLEAFIKECQYLDENQDVETTLLIIPRGFEGFYSYLDLVDIANDLLVEQHYEGVYQLASFHPDYCFEGEPMDEPSNYTNRSPYPTLHIIRELSMELTLANYDDPESIPERNIAFTQKKGSSFFAKILASCMGKASH, encoded by the coding sequence ATGACACACAAAGAGCAAAACACAGAGCTACAAATCATTGCAACTCACACCCAAAACTGGGTCGAACGTGTAATTATGAAATACAATATCTGCCCTTTTGCACGCCGTGAAGTAGAACGCCGTAGCATTCGCTATGCCGTTACCGATGAATCTAAAACACACAATGTACTCGAAGCATTCATCAAAGAATGCCAGTACTTAGATGAAAACCAAGATGTTGAGACGACATTATTGATTATTCCACGAGGATTTGAAGGTTTTTATTCTTATTTAGACCTTGTTGATATAGCCAATGACTTACTGGTTGAACAACATTACGAAGGGGTCTATCAGCTTGCCAGTTTCCATCCTGATTATTGTTTCGAGGGTGAGCCTATGGATGAGCCCTCTAACTACACTAACCGCTCACCCTACCCGACTTTACACATTATTCGCGAATTGAGCATGGAATTAACCTTAGCTAATTATGATGATCCTGAATCGATCCCTGAGCGTAATATTGCTTTTACACAGAAAAAGGGCAGTTCATTTTTTGCTAAAATATTAGCAAGCTGTATGGGAAAAGCATCTCACTAA
- a CDS encoding DUF4136 domain-containing protein: MERLIVIKKMCFLLLVVTLSSCSTSKLIEHSQFRTAMVVTGELRFISADTATFAWHPTLAKVVVNDRIEHDKVIVNMQQSLKKAMELKGYQLVSYDDSPDFMLGFGLALSSEMSDDEILSKTGVVPGLSTVGIDMKQYEKGSVLVALFNPNDSKPIWRALAQGFTDFERDGAVRQQHFDEFISAMLTSVPAI; the protein is encoded by the coding sequence ATGGAGCGTTTGATAGTGATCAAAAAAATGTGTTTCTTACTGCTTGTTGTTACATTAAGTTCCTGTAGTACATCGAAATTGATTGAGCATAGTCAATTTCGAACGGCAATGGTTGTCACAGGTGAACTTCGTTTTATATCGGCTGATACCGCCACTTTTGCTTGGCATCCAACACTGGCTAAAGTAGTCGTAAATGATAGGATCGAGCATGATAAAGTCATTGTTAATATGCAGCAGTCTTTGAAAAAAGCAATGGAACTTAAAGGGTACCAGCTCGTATCTTATGATGACTCGCCAGATTTTATGCTAGGGTTTGGCTTAGCACTGAGCTCTGAAATGAGTGATGACGAGATTTTAAGTAAAACAGGCGTCGTCCCTGGTTTATCTACTGTGGGTATTGATATGAAGCAGTATGAGAAAGGTTCTGTGTTGGTGGCGTTGTTTAATCCTAATGATTCAAAGCCCATTTGGCGTGCATTAGCTCAAGGTTTTACTGATTTTGAAAGAGATGGAGCGGTACGTCAACAACATTTTGATGAGTTTATTTCTGCTATGTTAACTTCGGTGCCAGCGATTTGA
- a CDS encoding lipase secretion chaperone gives MQQSFFKNDEPYNNNLVALPTENDIVIIPPENIIDIELTQLNIDLELRWQFDKIIHAYQETQQSILSLLNILAKQLELTSASHKQLLDLFYRYQDYKIALVAIKQQGPNLLNQLDIDDVLTFIELAHHTQFDYFSEIEIDAFFSNENTYDNQAIERMSILQDNTLSRAQKNSLIAHQISQMNEQDRQVYEPSLHVFNIFDSFEDKNSIINDFKPDVMERITHLRKDELTWRNRVIKFQKFQMESNNKHMSKTQIKDLITHYRNQHFSQNERKRLQVFIDNPTLFDDR, from the coding sequence ATGCAACAGTCATTTTTTAAAAATGATGAACCATATAATAACAACCTAGTTGCTTTACCTACCGAGAACGATATTGTCATAATACCTCCTGAAAATATCATTGACATTGAGTTAACACAACTGAATATCGACCTCGAACTAAGGTGGCAATTTGATAAAATCATTCATGCCTATCAAGAAACCCAACAATCGATATTATCACTGCTAAACATTCTCGCTAAGCAGCTTGAATTAACTTCTGCTTCTCATAAACAGTTATTGGATCTTTTTTATCGATATCAAGATTACAAAATAGCCTTAGTTGCGATAAAACAACAAGGACCTAACTTGCTTAATCAACTTGATATTGATGACGTCCTGACTTTCATAGAACTTGCCCATCACACTCAGTTTGATTATTTTTCTGAAATTGAAATAGATGCTTTTTTTTCAAATGAAAATACATATGATAATCAAGCCATTGAAAGAATGTCTATCCTCCAAGATAATACGCTTTCTCGCGCTCAAAAAAACAGTCTGATTGCACATCAAATCAGTCAAATGAACGAACAAGACAGGCAAGTGTATGAACCTAGTTTACACGTCTTTAATATCTTCGATAGTTTTGAAGATAAAAACAGTATTATCAATGATTTCAAACCTGATGTCATGGAGCGAATTACCCACTTAAGGAAAGATGAATTAACGTGGAGAAACAGGGTAATTAAATTCCAAAAATTTCAAATGGAGAGCAACAATAAACACATGAGTAAAACACAAATTAAAGATCTTATAACACATTATCGCAATCAACACTTTAGTCAAAATGAACGTAAACGATTACAAGTATTCATTGATAACCCCACTCTATTTGATGACCGTTAA
- a CDS encoding triacylglycerol lipase, giving the protein MKTWLNIISLILLSLFYPTQSHAAATQYPVILIHGFMGFDDAFGIDYFYGIPEALSNQGVQVFVARVSPVNTTEIRGEQLRLYVQSVLAYTGAEKVNLIGHSHGGPTARYVASVSPEIVASVTSIGGVNWGSRFADFLMEKIPVDSALAWVLNNAFNTLSEIITRVSGGGQYPTGTLASTASLTTQGSIIFNQKYPEGIPEYYCGYGSEKASNGVSYYSWSGTSQNTHVLDPSDVAFNVISRLFDEPNDGLVSSCSSHLGKVLSDNYNMNHLDQINQMFGLVSWSETNPKILFKEHINLLANNGF; this is encoded by the coding sequence ATGAAAACATGGCTTAATATTATTTCACTTATTTTACTCAGCTTATTTTACCCTACTCAATCTCATGCTGCAGCAACTCAATATCCTGTCATACTTATCCATGGATTTATGGGATTTGATGACGCATTCGGAATCGATTATTTTTATGGGATCCCTGAGGCACTTAGCAACCAAGGTGTACAAGTTTTTGTAGCTCGAGTGTCACCCGTTAACACAACTGAGATACGGGGTGAGCAGCTACGTCTATATGTACAATCTGTACTGGCTTATACAGGGGCCGAAAAAGTTAACCTAATAGGACACAGTCATGGAGGACCAACAGCACGTTACGTGGCTAGCGTTAGTCCCGAAATCGTCGCATCAGTCACATCCATTGGTGGCGTTAACTGGGGAAGTCGATTTGCCGACTTTCTCATGGAAAAGATCCCTGTTGACTCTGCGCTAGCTTGGGTACTCAACAATGCATTTAATACGTTATCTGAAATCATCACGCGTGTATCTGGTGGTGGCCAATACCCCACTGGCACATTAGCCTCTACCGCATCATTGACAACCCAAGGTTCGATTATATTTAATCAAAAATACCCTGAGGGCATACCTGAATATTATTGTGGTTATGGTTCGGAAAAAGCCAGCAACGGGGTGAGTTACTACTCTTGGTCAGGTACAAGCCAAAACACACACGTATTGGATCCTAGTGATGTCGCATTTAACGTTATCAGTAGACTATTTGATGAACCTAACGATGGTCTCGTATCAAGCTGTAGCTCACACTTAGGGAAAGTACTTAGTGACAACTACAATATGAATCACCTAGATCAAATAAATCAAATGTTTGGATTGGTCAGCTGGAGTGAAACCAACCCAAAAATCTTGTTTAAAGAACATATTAATCTTCTCGCAAATAATGGCTTTTAA
- a CDS encoding TonB-dependent receptor, whose protein sequence is MLLNLNKTAIATHCALFFATLPSFYSIADPLKNPPSNDTSLERMIVTGSRSVERIEGVPSSVTLINKKMLEQDRLMTSELQNLLAFRVPGLAPSTGTSSNSGQTLRGRKALVMIDGVPQSTPLRNGQLGISSIDVGVIERIEVIKGATSIYGNGASGGIINYITKQASNNKAQVQIDASSKFSAVKFDNSSGYRFNGSVNGTLKNVSYVLSSITAETGLERDAEGDIIGLKYGLSEMKSQNLFTKLGYTFDNDKYLQLTYNYYEAQQDTDLIDVVGSVNSGIKTYAVKNITGIEKKGVPQGPRGNHNLMLKYTDDEVFSHTQLTIDGYMQKIENMFFFSTALANPSEGYQGGQSFIKSEKKGLRANLTTQFDWDNIEATFIYGTDALNDVSSQPLADGRIWVPEMDMRNLAAYLQTKLVINDDWILKAGIRQDSIHVNVDDYQTIKVCRTPVKCSIPMDVKGGEINDKSTTYNIGLRYNIHDSFSPFVSFSQGSDISDLGDLLRLATVNDITLIRTEASIVDNYEIGASGQINDLGYEIAAYRSTSELGTSNEYNEVTGVYQPVRAPQKIWGYEAQLNYQLLNNVKTGLSYSWMEGKDTDKDTYLENRIISAPKFTAFVNWQPLDEANIAINYMHVGKRKRFEPIDGNYIGTQGPVNSYNLINLSASYQLNNWQLSLGIENLLNEDYFSARSQAYTFDGYNTKGLGTTVNLGIKVSF, encoded by the coding sequence ATGTTACTTAACTTAAATAAGACTGCTATTGCAACACATTGCGCATTGTTTTTTGCCACTTTACCCTCATTTTACTCCATCGCCGATCCTTTGAAAAATCCCCCAAGCAATGACACATCACTGGAGCGTATGATAGTCACAGGAAGTCGTTCAGTAGAGCGAATTGAAGGGGTGCCTTCATCGGTTACCTTGATTAATAAAAAAATGCTCGAACAAGATAGGTTAATGACTTCTGAACTGCAGAATCTACTCGCATTTCGAGTACCAGGTTTAGCACCGAGTACAGGCACCTCAAGCAACTCAGGTCAGACACTTCGGGGCCGTAAAGCCCTTGTGATGATAGATGGTGTACCTCAGTCCACACCATTAAGAAATGGTCAATTAGGCATTAGCTCTATCGATGTAGGAGTGATTGAACGTATTGAAGTGATCAAAGGTGCCACCTCAATCTATGGCAATGGCGCATCTGGTGGGATCATTAACTACATAACCAAACAAGCAAGCAATAATAAAGCGCAAGTGCAAATTGATGCATCAAGTAAATTCAGTGCAGTAAAATTCGATAATAGCTCAGGTTACCGATTTAATGGCTCGGTAAACGGTACTTTAAAAAATGTTAGTTATGTGCTCAGTTCCATTACTGCTGAAACAGGGTTAGAGAGAGATGCCGAAGGAGATATTATCGGCCTAAAATATGGGTTATCAGAAATGAAATCTCAAAATCTGTTCACCAAATTAGGTTATACATTTGATAATGATAAATATCTGCAATTAACCTATAACTACTATGAAGCTCAACAAGATACTGATCTTATCGATGTGGTTGGCAGCGTCAATTCAGGTATCAAAACCTATGCCGTCAAGAACATCACGGGAATAGAGAAAAAAGGTGTACCTCAAGGACCTCGTGGCAACCATAATCTGATGCTAAAATATACCGATGATGAGGTATTTAGTCACACTCAACTCACTATCGATGGCTATATGCAAAAAATAGAAAATATGTTTTTCTTCTCAACCGCTTTAGCAAATCCAAGTGAAGGTTACCAAGGTGGGCAATCATTTATCAAGTCTGAAAAAAAAGGATTAAGAGCCAACCTCACTACTCAATTCGACTGGGATAACATCGAAGCAACCTTTATCTATGGTACCGATGCACTTAATGACGTGAGTTCACAGCCGCTAGCTGATGGTCGGATTTGGGTTCCTGAGATGGATATGCGTAATTTAGCGGCATATTTACAAACTAAATTAGTCATCAATGATGATTGGATACTCAAAGCTGGGATCCGCCAAGACAGTATCCATGTAAACGTCGATGATTATCAGACAATTAAAGTGTGCCGCACCCCCGTAAAATGTTCGATACCTATGGACGTGAAAGGTGGTGAGATCAATGATAAGTCAACCACTTATAACATCGGATTAAGATACAATATACATGATTCATTTAGCCCATTTGTGAGCTTCTCTCAAGGTTCAGATATATCTGACTTAGGCGATTTATTGCGTTTAGCAACAGTCAATGACATTACTTTAATCCGTACTGAAGCCTCTATTGTCGATAATTATGAGATAGGTGCCTCTGGCCAAATTAACGATTTAGGTTACGAAATAGCAGCCTATCGCAGTACATCTGAATTAGGCACTAGCAACGAATACAATGAAGTAACTGGTGTATATCAACCAGTAAGAGCCCCACAAAAAATCTGGGGGTATGAAGCTCAACTTAATTATCAACTACTTAATAATGTAAAGACAGGACTTAGCTACAGTTGGATGGAAGGAAAAGACACTGATAAAGACACTTATTTAGAGAACAGAATCATATCAGCACCTAAATTTACCGCCTTCGTCAATTGGCAACCTCTCGATGAGGCTAATATCGCTATCAACTATATGCATGTCGGTAAGAGAAAACGTTTCGAGCCCATCGATGGTAACTATATCGGCACACAAGGGCCCGTTAATAGCTATAACTTAATCAATCTATCCGCTAGCTACCAGCTCAATAACTGGCAGCTTTCACTCGGGATTGAGAACTTGCTCAATGAAGACTATTTTTCTGCTCGCTCTCAAGCTTATACTTTCGATGGTTATAATACTAAAGGACTAGGCACTACGGTAAATTTAGGTATCAAGGTCAGCTTCTAG
- a CDS encoding DUF2797 domain-containing protein encodes MLGLIKKMRATLDDNQQVQYQLPIGDNLVEMNPLIGTRVTLTHTGKICCSHCGKRTKKSYSQGHCFVCMKKLASCDMCIMKPEICHFAQGTCREPEWGKANCFVPHYVYLSNTSGLKVGITRHTQLPTRWIDQGATQGLPMLKVSTRQISGLVEVELAKMIADKTNWRTMLKGNAQGIDLKAKAAELLPEVESKIHEICMAHGDYAIEKLDAEIQDIHFPVTEFPTKISSHNFDKEPVVSGLLLGIKGQYLIFDTGVINLRKFTSYEISLH; translated from the coding sequence ATGTTAGGATTGATAAAAAAAATGCGTGCCACACTGGATGATAACCAGCAGGTACAATACCAACTTCCAATTGGTGATAATCTTGTCGAAATGAACCCACTCATTGGCACAAGGGTGACCTTAACTCATACAGGTAAAATTTGCTGTAGTCACTGTGGCAAACGCACGAAAAAAAGTTACTCTCAAGGCCACTGCTTCGTGTGTATGAAGAAACTTGCAAGCTGTGATATGTGCATCATGAAGCCTGAAATCTGTCACTTTGCACAAGGTACCTGTCGTGAACCTGAGTGGGGAAAAGCAAACTGTTTTGTTCCACACTATGTTTACCTTTCCAATACTTCTGGACTCAAAGTAGGCATTACTCGTCACACTCAGCTACCGACTCGTTGGATTGATCAAGGGGCTACTCAAGGTCTGCCAATGTTGAAAGTATCAACCAGACAAATTTCCGGCCTTGTCGAAGTTGAATTAGCTAAAATGATTGCTGATAAAACTAACTGGCGCACCATGCTTAAAGGTAATGCCCAAGGAATCGATCTAAAAGCAAAAGCCGCTGAACTTCTCCCTGAAGTTGAAAGTAAGATACATGAAATTTGCATGGCTCATGGTGACTATGCCATCGAGAAATTAGATGCTGAAATACAAGACATTCATTTCCCTGTGACTGAGTTTCCAACCAAAATCAGCTCACATAATTTCGATAAAGAACCTGTAGTGAGTGGACTATTACTCGGCATTAAAGGTCAGTATTTAATCTTTGATACTGGCGTAATTAACTTACGGAAATTTACCTCTTATGAAATCAGTCTTCATTGA
- a CDS encoding glycine cleavage system protein R, with product MLRYLITLQVPDKKGLVEQLAHTVSRHGGNWLDSELRHIDGIFAAILLLEVPTSNWDALIENFECIEGLSLTYAKTSKKPLLPAHKSYSLVAYDRPGLVHDISNKISALGINIEHFSTQYESAGHSGIALFRATFNVDMKSDDQEELLSQALYAIGNDIVLDRI from the coding sequence ATGCTACGATACTTAATTACCCTTCAAGTACCGGATAAAAAAGGCCTCGTCGAACAACTCGCACATACTGTGAGCCGCCATGGAGGAAACTGGCTAGACTCAGAGCTTCGCCATATCGATGGCATTTTTGCCGCAATCTTATTACTTGAGGTCCCAACATCAAATTGGGATGCATTAATCGAAAATTTTGAGTGTATTGAAGGTTTAAGTTTAACTTATGCTAAAACCAGCAAAAAACCTCTACTACCAGCACATAAAAGCTACTCTTTAGTGGCTTATGATAGACCTGGTTTAGTTCATGATATTTCAAATAAAATTAGCGCGCTGGGTATTAACATTGAACACTTTAGCACTCAATATGAGAGTGCAGGGCATTCTGGTATCGCATTATTTCGGGCAACTTTTAATGTCGACATGAAAAGTGATGATCAAGAAGAACTCCTCAGCCAAGCACTCTATGCCATAGGTAATGATATTGTCCTAGATAGGATTTGA